The following coding sequences lie in one Candidatus Kryptobacter tengchongensis genomic window:
- a CDS encoding urocanate hydratase, translating to MAEVLNQVGVREVRAPRGNVLTCKGWAQEAALRMLMNNLDPEVAEKPEELIVYGGTGKAARNWECFYAIVESLKELENDETLLIQSGKPVGIFKTHEFAPRVLISNAMLVPAWATWDEFRRLEALGLTMYGQMTAGSWIYIGTQGILQGTYETFAACADKYFSGTLAGRFLLTSGLGGMGGAQPLAATMNGAAFLGVEVDRKRIERRLQTGYLDMMTDNLDEALEIVLKAKEKKEAVSVGLVGNAADVLPEILRRGIIPDIVTDQTSAHDTLNGYVPNGIPYEEALELRKKDPQKYIQMAKRSIVEHVKAMLEFKRKGAVVFDYGNNIRGEAYANGVKDAFEIPGFVHEFIRPLFCEGRGPFRWVALSGDPEDIYATDEAVMRTFPENKSLVRWIQKARAHVKFQGLPARICWLGYGERAKMGKIFNEMVRTGEVKAPIVIGRDHLDTGSVASPNRETEKMKDGSDAIADWPILNALLNAVAGASWVAVHHGGGVGIGLSIHAGMVVVADGTKEMEIRLERVLTTDPGLGIVRHADAGYEKAIEVAKKHGIKMPMLK from the coding sequence ATGGCGGAAGTATTAAATCAAGTTGGGGTAAGGGAAGTAAGGGCACCACGTGGAAATGTCTTAACATGCAAGGGATGGGCGCAGGAAGCAGCTTTGAGAATGTTGATGAATAATCTTGACCCTGAGGTAGCAGAAAAACCGGAAGAACTTATTGTTTATGGTGGGACTGGCAAAGCTGCAAGAAATTGGGAATGTTTTTACGCTATAGTTGAAAGTTTAAAAGAGCTGGAAAATGATGAAACTCTTTTAATTCAATCAGGTAAGCCGGTGGGGATTTTTAAAACACATGAATTTGCTCCGCGTGTATTAATTTCAAATGCGATGCTTGTGCCTGCTTGGGCTACCTGGGATGAATTTAGACGGCTTGAAGCACTTGGGCTTACAATGTATGGGCAGATGACCGCGGGAAGTTGGATTTATATTGGGACGCAAGGCATTTTGCAGGGGACATACGAGACATTTGCTGCGTGCGCGGATAAATATTTTAGTGGAACACTTGCAGGAAGATTTTTGCTTACCTCTGGACTTGGTGGCATGGGTGGAGCGCAACCTCTTGCAGCTACAATGAATGGAGCAGCTTTCCTCGGGGTTGAGGTTGATAGAAAAAGAATTGAAAGACGACTTCAAACAGGATACCTTGACATGATGACGGATAACCTTGACGAAGCCCTTGAAATTGTACTTAAAGCAAAAGAGAAAAAAGAAGCAGTCTCAGTTGGACTTGTTGGTAATGCTGCTGATGTTTTACCTGAAATTTTAAGAAGGGGGATAATACCCGACATTGTAACTGATCAAACCTCAGCTCATGATACTTTGAATGGTTATGTGCCAAATGGAATTCCCTATGAAGAAGCGCTTGAATTAAGGAAGAAGGATCCGCAAAAATACATTCAGATGGCTAAGCGTTCCATTGTTGAGCATGTGAAGGCGATGCTTGAATTCAAAAGAAAAGGAGCGGTGGTATTTGATTACGGGAATAACATTCGTGGTGAAGCTTACGCAAATGGTGTAAAAGATGCTTTTGAAATTCCTGGCTTTGTCCATGAGTTCATTCGTCCGCTTTTTTGCGAAGGTAGAGGTCCGTTTAGATGGGTTGCTTTAAGCGGTGACCCAGAGGATATTTACGCAACGGATGAAGCTGTGATGAGAACATTTCCTGAGAATAAATCGCTTGTGAGGTGGATTCAAAAGGCGAGAGCACATGTCAAGTTTCAGGGACTTCCTGCAAGAATTTGTTGGCTCGGATATGGTGAGAGAGCAAAGATGGGTAAAATTTTTAATGAAATGGTTAGAACTGGCGAAGTTAAGGCACCAATCGTGATAGGTCGTGATCATCTTGATACTGGTTCTGTTGCTTCTCCAAACCGTGAGACGGAAAAAATGAAAGATGGAAGCGATGCAATTGCTGACTGGCCGATTTTAAATGCTCTTTTAAATGCAGTTGCAGGTGCAAGTTGGGTGGCTGTTCATCACGGTGGTGGGGTTGGAATCGGGCTTTCAATTCACGCTGGCATGGTCGTAGTTGCAGATGGAACTAAGGAGATGGAAATACGACTTGAAAGAGTTTTGACAACAGATCCAGGTCTTGGTATCGTTCGGCATGCCGACGCTGGATATGAAAAAGCGATTGAAGTAGCTAAAAAGCATGGTATAAAAATGCCAATGTTGAAATAA
- a CDS encoding L-proline dehydrogenase: MNPLNELIVRTLPFVPKKVIRHFASRYIAGEKLEDAISVVKKLNEQKKLATIDVLGENITSESEAIEALNTYKLVLNTIKENNLNSDLSIKLTQLGLKLDYDFCYSNVEELVKLAKQLNNIVEIDMEDSSTTEATLKIYKELRSKYDNVGVAIQAYLKRSESDIKSLLPLKPRIRLCKGIYIEPETIAFKRKELINHNFKHLLNILLQSDAYTCIATHDEELINEAYRLIAEYNLTDDKFEFQMLLGVRPELGNRIVSDGHKLRIYVPFGEHWYAYSMRRFRENPQIAGYVFKSIFTRNSF; the protein is encoded by the coding sequence ATGAACCCCTTAAATGAACTTATTGTTCGCACCTTGCCATTTGTTCCTAAGAAGGTAATTAGGCATTTCGCAAGTCGTTATATTGCGGGGGAAAAGCTTGAAGATGCGATCTCTGTTGTCAAGAAATTGAATGAACAGAAAAAGTTAGCCACCATTGATGTCCTTGGCGAAAACATCACCAGCGAAAGCGAGGCAATTGAAGCATTAAATACTTACAAACTTGTTCTTAACACAATTAAGGAAAACAATCTAAATTCTGATCTCTCAATTAAACTTACTCAGCTTGGTTTAAAGCTTGATTATGATTTTTGTTACTCCAATGTTGAAGAACTCGTCAAACTCGCGAAACAGCTTAATAACATTGTAGAAATTGATATGGAGGATTCCTCAACGACGGAGGCAACACTTAAAATCTATAAGGAGTTAAGGTCAAAGTATGATAATGTTGGTGTGGCGATTCAGGCGTATTTGAAAAGAAGTGAAAGCGATATAAAATCGCTTTTGCCTTTGAAACCGAGGATTAGATTGTGTAAGGGAATTTACATTGAGCCTGAAACGATCGCCTTTAAAAGGAAGGAATTGATAAATCACAATTTTAAACATCTTTTGAACATTCTTCTTCAGAGCGATGCTTATACATGCATTGCCACCCACGATGAAGAGTTGATAAATGAAGCTTACCGTTTGATAGCGGAGTATAACTTAACAGATGATAAATTTGAGTTTCAAATGTTGCTTGGGGTTCGTCCCGAGCTTGGGAATAGGATCGTTTCAGATGGTCACAAACTGAGGATATATGTTCCGTTTGGGGAGCATTGGTATGCTTATTCAATGCGAAGGTTTAGGGAGAATCCACAAATTGCTGGTTATGTTTTCAAATCTATATTTACAAGAAACTCGTTTTAA
- a CDS encoding rod shape determining protein RodA: protein MVRGIGDKIDFKILIPLFGLLIVSILSIYSATKLPGQYSIFIRHVLWVTSGIFIAIFFYFLPVQRLSGLTVLLYILSLAFLMLVIFIGKRVSGSASWIQVGKFQFQPSEFAKFTTILILSYFLSKRNIRADNPITFIVAGVLTLVPFFLTVLQPDFGTAIVFGAIFLGIMFWAGVPVFWLLLLLAPVVLIVASFFSFKVFIAASILIIVLFLLMKKPFILTFIVVAMNLVIGLTSEHIYHKVLKPHQQKRISTFLNPSKDPLGAGYNVIQSKIAIGSGGLTGKGFMKGTQTQLRFVPAQWTDFIFCVPAEEFGFIGSVIILLLYLVLLWRVLNLATLIKQKFASLVTIGIFSTWLFHVIVNIGMTLGLLPVIGIWLPFLSYGGSAMWINMAMAGLLLNFYANRRELNY from the coding sequence ATGGTAAGAGGAATCGGGGATAAAATTGATTTTAAGATTTTGATTCCCTTGTTCGGGTTGTTAATCGTAAGTATTCTATCAATTTACAGCGCTACAAAACTTCCAGGGCAATATTCTATTTTCATAAGGCATGTGTTATGGGTTACAAGCGGTATCTTCATCGCTATATTTTTCTATTTTTTACCTGTGCAGAGATTATCAGGGTTAACGGTTTTACTTTACATTCTTTCCCTTGCTTTTCTTATGCTTGTTATTTTCATTGGTAAGAGGGTATCGGGTTCTGCTTCGTGGATTCAAGTAGGGAAATTTCAGTTTCAGCCATCAGAGTTTGCAAAATTTACGACAATTTTGATTCTTTCGTATTTTCTCTCAAAGAGAAACATTAGGGCGGATAATCCGATCACATTCATAGTTGCTGGTGTTTTGACGCTTGTTCCGTTCTTTTTAACTGTTTTACAGCCTGATTTTGGGACGGCAATTGTGTTTGGTGCAATCTTTTTGGGAATAATGTTCTGGGCTGGGGTTCCCGTTTTTTGGCTTTTGCTTTTGCTAGCTCCCGTTGTTTTGATAGTTGCATCCTTTTTCAGCTTTAAAGTTTTTATCGCTGCTTCAATTTTAATTATTGTTTTATTTCTCTTGATGAAAAAACCATTTATCTTGACATTTATAGTTGTTGCGATGAACCTTGTTATTGGGTTGACAAGTGAGCATATTTATCATAAGGTTTTGAAACCGCATCAACAGAAGAGGATATCAACATTTCTAAATCCATCTAAAGATCCTCTTGGCGCTGGTTATAATGTAATTCAATCAAAGATTGCAATAGGTTCTGGTGGGTTAACTGGTAAAGGTTTTATGAAGGGCACGCAGACGCAGTTGAGATTTGTCCCAGCGCAATGGACTGACTTTATTTTCTGTGTCCCTGCTGAGGAATTTGGGTTTATTGGTTCTGTGATAATTCTTTTACTTTACCTTGTTCTTTTATGGCGGGTGCTGAATCTTGCTACGCTGATAAAACAAAAATTTGCAAGTTTGGTGACCATTGGGATTTTTTCTACATGGCTGTTTCATGTGATTGTCAATATCGGGATGACTTTGGGTCTTTTGCCTGTAATTGGGATATGGCTTCCCTTTTTAAGTTATGGTGGTTCAGCAATGTGGATCAATATGGCGATGGCTGGCTTACTTTTGAATTTCTATGCAAACAGAAGAGAGTTAAATTATTAA
- a CDS encoding peptidoglycan glycosyltransferase translates to MSETSRVKFLKVFLFLVFLFLIVKLYELQLYRDIEYKRQAESNSIRTIQHDPIRGLILDRNGKIVVDNVPSYTVTLTPYEFDLRNLDILTKILKVDRQYILEKISSAPSPFAPVKIRRDAPIRAIAYIEEHRNELRGVDYLIEHKRNYKSPGLASHILGYVKEITSSQLAIYKGLYKPGDQIGQSGLEKSYEPIIKGEKGYRFIMVDALGRFVGRYNDGKNDIPPGEGSDLILTIDIELQEFIEQLLQDKTGSVVVIDPRNGEILAMVSKPNYDLTLLSGYTPSQIWNSFNSDPQKPLLNRAISGLYSPGSTFKMILAVTALETGAVDLNWKVYCPGYFVYGNKVFKCHTSHGHGWVNLTKAIEVSCNVYFYNLMLKVNFDDWSRYGELFGFGRKTGVDLPEELPGILPSTDYFNRVYGVNKWTKGYLISLAIGQGEISATPLQLAGYAMALANSGKYHQPHLVKEIINKKTGKIEEVSYYTREIPVSQKTFDIVREAMYLVVNGSAGTGKGAKVEGINVAGKTGTAQNPHGNDHAWFIGFAPYENPEIAFAIIVENAGFGGAVAAPIAREIVKKYFELKNQRKEFKLVKW, encoded by the coding sequence ATGAGCGAGACATCAAGGGTTAAGTTTTTGAAAGTTTTTCTCTTTCTTGTGTTTCTTTTCCTTATCGTTAAGCTTTATGAGTTACAACTTTACCGCGACATTGAATATAAGAGGCAGGCGGAGAGCAATAGCATCCGAACAATTCAACATGATCCGATAAGGGGGTTGATATTGGATAGAAATGGGAAGATCGTTGTTGATAATGTTCCCTCATACACTGTTACTTTGACGCCTTATGAATTTGATTTGAGAAATCTTGACATCCTTACGAAAATTTTAAAGGTTGATCGTCAATATATCCTTGAAAAAATTTCGTCTGCTCCATCACCGTTTGCACCTGTTAAAATTCGGCGCGATGCACCAATCAGAGCAATAGCCTATATTGAGGAACACAGAAATGAATTAAGGGGGGTTGATTATTTAATTGAGCATAAGAGAAATTATAAATCTCCTGGGCTTGCATCCCACATCCTCGGTTATGTTAAGGAAATTACATCTTCACAATTGGCAATTTATAAAGGTTTGTATAAACCCGGTGATCAGATCGGTCAATCGGGGCTTGAAAAAAGTTACGAGCCCATTATAAAAGGAGAAAAGGGGTATCGTTTTATAATGGTTGACGCGCTCGGGAGATTTGTTGGAAGATATAATGATGGCAAGAATGATATACCGCCGGGGGAAGGATCTGATTTGATTTTGACAATTGATATTGAATTACAAGAATTTATAGAGCAATTGCTTCAAGACAAGACTGGGTCAGTAGTTGTGATTGACCCAAGAAATGGTGAAATCCTTGCCATGGTTAGCAAACCTAACTATGATCTTACACTTTTGAGTGGGTATACGCCAAGTCAGATATGGAATTCTTTTAATTCTGATCCTCAAAAGCCGCTGTTGAATAGAGCTATATCTGGACTTTACTCGCCAGGTTCAACATTTAAAATGATACTTGCAGTAACTGCACTTGAAACTGGGGCGGTGGATCTTAATTGGAAAGTTTATTGTCCTGGTTATTTCGTTTATGGAAACAAGGTGTTTAAATGTCATACATCCCATGGGCATGGATGGGTTAATTTAACGAAGGCGATTGAGGTATCGTGTAATGTTTATTTTTATAATTTGATGTTGAAGGTTAATTTTGATGATTGGTCAAGGTATGGAGAACTTTTTGGTTTTGGTAGGAAGACGGGGGTTGATCTGCCTGAAGAACTTCCTGGGATTTTACCATCAACAGATTATTTTAACAGGGTCTACGGGGTTAATAAATGGACAAAGGGTTATCTTATAAGTTTAGCTATTGGGCAGGGTGAGATAAGTGCGACCCCACTTCAGCTTGCCGGATATGCGATGGCACTTGCTAATTCAGGTAAATATCATCAACCGCATCTTGTTAAAGAGATTATTAATAAAAAAACTGGAAAGATTGAGGAAGTTTCATATTATACCAGGGAAATCCCTGTTTCGCAGAAAACATTTGATATAGTCCGTGAGGCGATGTATCTGGTTGTAAATGGTTCTGCTGGGACAGGTAAAGGAGCAAAGGTAGAAGGTATAAATGTTGCTGGAAAGACGGGAACTGCACAAAATCCTCATGGAAACGATCATGCTTGGTTTATCGGGTTTGCCCCATATGAAAATCCTGAAATTGCTTTTGCGATTATAGTTGAAAATGCGGGCTTTGGTGGTGCGGTTGCTGCACCAATTGCAAGGGAAATAGTTAAGAAGTACTTTGAATTGAAAAATCAAAGGAAGGAGTTTAAACTTGTAAAATGGTAA
- a CDS encoding rod shape-determining protein MreD, which translates to MVYIRYFIVGIVILIVQMVIAPLIAIEGVTPDLMTIFIVYVALKNGQIPGTVAGFISGLLIDFLIDFVPGLSTLSKTVAGFVAGYFYGDAKVEINTETLRFSAITVFISALDNFVYFLVDILGNSFNNVAVFKLIIGKTVYTSILSLIPVFTTSKRTKLI; encoded by the coding sequence ATGGTATATATCCGATATTTTATCGTTGGCATTGTAATTTTGATAGTTCAAATGGTGATTGCACCTTTGATTGCAATTGAGGGTGTAACCCCAGATCTAATGACGATTTTCATTGTATATGTTGCTTTAAAAAATGGACAAATTCCAGGAACTGTAGCGGGATTTATTTCTGGATTGCTTATAGATTTCTTGATTGATTTTGTCCCTGGGCTTTCAACTCTTTCAAAAACAGTTGCAGGTTTCGTTGCTGGATATTTTTACGGTGACGCAAAGGTTGAGATAAATACCGAAACGCTTCGTTTTTCAGCAATCACAGTTTTTATCTCTGCTCTGGATAACTTCGTTTATTTTCTTGTGGATATTCTTGGAAATAGTTTCAATAACGTTGCGGTTTTCAAACTGATAATTGGGAAAACAGTTTATACCTCTATTTTATCTTTAATTCCCGTTTTCACAACTTCAAAAAGGACGAAGTTAATATGA
- a CDS encoding rod shape-determining protein MreC — protein MLKILSQITQNFKEYLTFSILVLISLILLFSGNSSKTHLVTQIAVELVGFTKYITGILPSFRDLRAENKELRKTNIVLLNELNQLREEKLENIRLRKLLGFKERQNNYEFIPADVVGKTLISPYNYIVLNAGSDDGIEVNMPVVCESGVVGKIMRVGKNYSLAMILFHKDFRASVKIQRTRVDGILVWEGGEYLSVTNVSKTMDVELGDVVITSGYSTIFPPGFEIGVVVEIDNSVPGLFKAIKVKPSVNFTKLEEVFIIKYKSDLEREEIEQSEFGK, from the coding sequence ATGCTGAAAATTTTATCCCAAATAACGCAGAATTTCAAAGAATACCTGACTTTTTCCATATTAGTTTTGATTTCTCTGATCCTTCTTTTTTCAGGCAATTCTTCAAAAACACATCTTGTTACGCAAATCGCCGTTGAACTTGTTGGCTTTACAAAGTATATCACGGGCATTTTACCAAGTTTTCGTGATCTAAGGGCTGAAAATAAAGAGTTGAGAAAAACAAATATAGTTTTGCTTAATGAGTTAAATCAACTTCGTGAGGAGAAGCTTGAAAATATAAGATTGCGTAAACTTCTCGGCTTTAAGGAAAGACAAAACAATTATGAGTTTATCCCAGCTGATGTTGTGGGGAAAACTCTTATAAGCCCATACAATTACATAGTTTTAAACGCTGGGTCAGATGATGGGATTGAAGTTAATATGCCCGTTGTGTGCGAATCAGGCGTAGTTGGAAAAATTATGAGGGTTGGTAAGAATTATTCCTTGGCTATGATCCTTTTTCATAAAGATTTCAGAGCAAGTGTGAAAATTCAAAGAACAAGGGTGGATGGAATTCTCGTATGGGAAGGTGGAGAATACCTGTCGGTGACGAATGTTTCAAAGACAATGGATGTTGAGTTAGGAGATGTCGTGATAACTTCGGGATATAGCACAATTTTCCCGCCTGGATTTGAGATTGGAGTGGTTGTAGAAATTGACAATTCGGTGCCCGGTCTTTTTAAGGCTATCAAAGTAAAGCCATCGGTTAATTTCACAAAACTTGAGGAGGTCTTTATTATAAAGTATAAAAGTGATCTTGAAAGGGAGGAAATTGAACAATCGGAATTTGGAAAATAA